The DNA window AAGGGGCGACCAAGCCGCAGTGACCCGCGGCGCCCCGCAATCCCCTACCGCTGCTCCTGCTGCCTGTACAGGACGCCGCACACCTTGAGCCGCGCGAGCAGCCGCTCGATGAACGCGCCGTCCTGCGCCAGCGACTCGGGCGGGTGGACCCCCGGCGTGAACGAGATCTCGTCGTTCAGCAGCGCGCGCGCGGCGATCGCCGCCGGGAAGCCCGTGGTGCGCGCCATCGACGTCTCGTTGCGGTAGCGATCGGTCCGGTCGAGCAGCTCCCACACGACGCGCTTGTAGGGGGCCTCCTCGCCGCCGGTCACCTGGATCCGCATCACCGTGAACTCGTCCATGAGCTCGTCGAGGTACCACGCGGGCTCGAGGAGCTTCAGCGTGAGCTCGCGGGGAGAGATCATCACGCCGTTGACGTCGATGGGCGCGCTCTCGAAGAAGCCGGTGTCGCGCAGCAGCCCGATCCGCTTCGCGTAGCCGGGGTAGCGCAGCGTCTTCTCCTCCATCGCCGGGCACGCCACGGTCGTGAGGAGCGATCGCAGGCCGTCCGTGTAGAACGCCTCGAGCGTGCCGATCTCGGGGAACTCGACGCTCTCCACGCCGGACAGCGCCGCGCGCTCGCTCACCGCGCCGCCCACCTTGATGCGCGCCGGGCGGATGTACTCCTCGATGACGTCGGCGGGCGAGAACGGCGCCGCGTACTCCCACGGCTGCCGGCGGACGAGCGGAAGGCCGCCCACGAGGATGCGGATCTGGCGCACCGGCGCGACGACGGTCGCCGCGGCCGCGGACAGCAGGTTGCTCATGCCCGGGGCGACGCCGAAGTCGTAGAGGACCTTGGAGCCCGTCCGCTTCGCCTCGCCGTCGAGCACCGTCGGGTCCTCGGGCATGAACGAAATGTCCACGCACTTCTTGCCGGCCGCGACCACGCCGCGGAGCGTGCTCAGGCCGAGCGCGCCCGGCAGCGCGCCGATCGCGAGGTCGAACCCCTCGACGACGCGGGAGACGGCCGCGGGATCGGACAGGTTGTCCGAGATCGTCGCGCAACGGAGCTTCTCCGCGACCGACTCGAGCATCTCCGACCTGCGGTCCGCCACGGTGACGCTGATGGCGGGATCGTCGTTCAGATCGCGCGCGATGACGCGCCCCACGCGGCCCGCACCCAACACGATGACTTTCTTCTTTTCCACAGGACCCTCCATTGGATTCAACGTCCCGCGGACTTCTCGGCGAGCAGCACACGGGCCATGGGGTACTCGAAGAACCCCATCAACTTCGAATCGATCACCCTCTCGAAGAGCGGCCTCGCGAGATCGCCCTTCCCGTCCCCGAGCAGCCTCAACCCCGCGTAGAAGTCGGCCTCCACCCGCTGGCCGTTGTTCCCCGCGCGGCGCCGGAGCTCCGCGGCGTCGATGCGGCCGCTCAGGTGTCGCGCCAGATCGTCCTGCCACGTGTCGCCGTCCGCATGGGCGAGGTAGTTGCGCGCGAGCTCGTTCGTCCTGCCCTGGCGCCGCGCCAGCCCGTCGATCCACAGGGCGAAGTAGATCTTCCACATCGCGCCGAGCCGATCCTGGTTGAACGCGATCTGGAACAGCTCCGCCGCCGAGTCGAGCCGCCCGCGCGCGAAGAGGAAGGAGAACGCGGCGCCGTAGACGCTCCGGTTCTCGGGGTCCAGGCCGATGGCGCGCCGCATCCACTCGAGCGCGCCCTTCTCGTCCCCGAGGTGGTCGAGCGCGATGCCGCGCCGCAGCGCGATCTCCGCCGCGTAGTCGAGCGGCAGATCCGCCTTCTCCCAGATCGACAGCGCCCTGCGGAAGTCGGCGGCGGCCCCGGGCGCGTCCCCCTCGCCCTCCCGGATCCTGCCGCGCAGCTCGTACGCCCGCGCCGGCCAGTACTCGGCCTCCATGCCGCCGGCCTTCTTCGCCCGCGCGATCGCGGTCTCGATGTCGCGCATCGCGGCCCCGGGCTCGCCGAGCATCTCCCGGATCTCCGCGAGGCGGAACACCGGCCCGGCGTCGCTCGGCCACACCTCGCACGCCCTCGAGAAGTGGGCGATCGCACGCTCGATGCGGCCGTCCGCGTACTCGACCTCCCCCGACAGGTTCAGGAGCTGGGCCGTCACCTGGTACAGCGACTCGTCCTCGACGTCCTCGAGCGCGAGCACGCTGTCCACGAGCTCGTCGGCGATCCGGATCACCGCCTCCGCCTCCTCGACCCGCTCGAGCATGTGGACGCGGCTGAGCGCGTTGCGGACGCGCGCCGTGACGCCGAGGTACGTCGACTCGTCCGGCGCGAGCCGCGCGGCCTCCACGTAGAACGGCACGGCGCTCTCCGGCCGGTCGAGGAGCTCGAAGAACTGCCCGACGCACATCGGGTACCGCGGGCTCGGCTCGGCGCGCCGCGCGAGGAGGCAGGCGCGCAGGCCGGCCATGGGATCGCCGACCACGAACTGGCCGGTGCCGGGGTCGAACGAGCCGAACAGCTGGGCCAGGGTGAAGTACCTTTCGCCGGCGTCCTCGCCGCCCTCGCCGAGCCCGTCGAGCAGCTCCTCGAACGCCCGCTGGGAACGCACGTCGCTCTTCAGCTTCCGGATCCAGGGCGCCGCGCGCGTCGCGTCGCCGTTGAGGAAGAAGACATACGCGAGGAACACGGGGATCTTCTCCGCCTCGCGCAGCGCGAACGGCGGGAGGCCCCACAGATCGGCGCCCGCGTCCTCGATGCGCGCCATGTAGGCCGCGTTCCACCCCACGAGGTGCTCCGCCGCGCGCTCGACGATCTCGCGATCCGGCACGAGGCGCGCCACGCGGAGGTAGAGGTCGGCGGTGGAGGCCCGGCTCTCGAGCCGGTCGGGGATCGTCTCGCGCACGCCCTCCGACCACTCCGCGAGCTCCAGGAACCGCTCGCCGTGCCGCGCGTCGCCGGGCTCGACCAGCGCGAGGTAGCGCAGGCCGGCGAGCACCATCACCTCGTCGCCCCTGCGCTCGTACCGGGCGACTACCCACTTCGCGAGCGGCGCCAGGGCGGGCGCGACATCGCCGTCGGCGAAGTCGGCCGGCGCGTTCAGGGACATCCCCTCGCGGAACAGCTCGACCCGCTTCGACAGCTTGTCCTCGGGCGTCGCCTCGAAGGAGGCGGCGATCGACTCGGCGAGCCTGTCGCGCAACGGCACGCGCGTCTTCGCGGCGTCGGAGAGCGCGAAAAGCCGCGCCTCCCAGGCGCCGCGCTGCGATCCCGGGATGGCGTCCGGGACCTCGAGCTCGGGGTCGGCGCCGGGGCCGGGCGACACGGGCTTCGCGGGCTGCGGCGGCGGCGCCCCCCCGCACGCGGCGCACGCGGCGATCGAAAGGAGCGCGAGCGCGATCTGCTTGAAGCCGAGCATCGGGGCAGTGTAAGAGGTTCGCTCATGACGCGCAAGGAAGGAGCGGGAGCGGAAAGGGCCCGGCTCGAGGGGCTCGCGAGGCGCCTCGGCCTCCGCGCGGCGATCGTGCGCGCGCTCCGGCGCTTCTTCGAGGACGAGGGTTTCCTGGAGGTCGAGACCCCGATCCGCGTGCCGGCGCCCGCCCCCGAGGAGCACATCGATCCGGAGCCGTCGGGCGACCGCTTCCTCGCCGCCTCCCCGGAGCTCCAGATGAAGCGGCTCGTGGCGAGCGGCGCGTACCCGCGGATCTTCCAGGTCTCGAGGTGCTTCCGCCGCGGCGAGCGGGGCGCCCTGCACCTCCCGGAGTTCACGCTGCTCGAGTGGTACCGCGCGGGCGCGGGGATCGACTCGCTCATGGCGGACTGCGAGTCGATGATCGGCCGCGCCGCCCGCGCCGTCGGTGTCTCGATCGCCGCGCCGCCCTGGGAGCGCCTCGAGGTCGCCGACGCGTTCGAGA is part of the Pseudomonadota bacterium genome and encodes:
- a CDS encoding saccharopine dehydrogenase NADP-binding domain-containing protein, which gives rise to MEKKKVIVLGAGRVGRVIARDLNDDPAISVTVADRRSEMLESVAEKLRCATISDNLSDPAAVSRVVEGFDLAIGALPGALGLSTLRGVVAAGKKCVDISFMPEDPTVLDGEAKRTGSKVLYDFGVAPGMSNLLSAAAATVVAPVRQIRILVGGLPLVRRQPWEYAAPFSPADVIEEYIRPARIKVGGAVSERAALSGVESVEFPEIGTLEAFYTDGLRSLLTTVACPAMEEKTLRYPGYAKRIGLLRDTGFFESAPIDVNGVMISPRELTLKLLEPAWYLDELMDEFTVMRIQVTGGEEAPYKRVVWELLDRTDRYRNETSMARTTGFPAAIAARALLNDEISFTPGVHPPESLAQDGAFIERLLARLKVCGVLYRQQEQR
- a CDS encoding tetratricopeptide repeat protein, with product MLGFKQIALALLSIAACAACGGAPPPQPAKPVSPGPGADPELEVPDAIPGSQRGAWEARLFALSDAAKTRVPLRDRLAESIAASFEATPEDKLSKRVELFREGMSLNAPADFADGDVAPALAPLAKWVVARYERRGDEVMVLAGLRYLALVEPGDARHGERFLELAEWSEGVRETIPDRLESRASTADLYLRVARLVPDREIVERAAEHLVGWNAAYMARIEDAGADLWGLPPFALREAEKIPVFLAYVFFLNGDATRAAPWIRKLKSDVRSQRAFEELLDGLGEGGEDAGERYFTLAQLFGSFDPGTGQFVVGDPMAGLRACLLARRAEPSPRYPMCVGQFFELLDRPESAVPFYVEAARLAPDESTYLGVTARVRNALSRVHMLERVEEAEAVIRIADELVDSVLALEDVEDESLYQVTAQLLNLSGEVEYADGRIERAIAHFSRACEVWPSDAGPVFRLAEIREMLGEPGAAMRDIETAIARAKKAGGMEAEYWPARAYELRGRIREGEGDAPGAAADFRRALSIWEKADLPLDYAAEIALRRGIALDHLGDEKGALEWMRRAIGLDPENRSVYGAAFSFLFARGRLDSAAELFQIAFNQDRLGAMWKIYFALWIDGLARRQGRTNELARNYLAHADGDTWQDDLARHLSGRIDAAELRRRAGNNGQRVEADFYAGLRLLGDGKGDLARPLFERVIDSKLMGFFEYPMARVLLAEKSAGR
- the epmA gene encoding EF-P lysine aminoacylase EpmA, with the protein product MTRKEGAGAERARLEGLARRLGLRAAIVRALRRFFEDEGFLEVETPIRVPAPAPEEHIDPEPSGDRFLAASPELQMKRLVASGAYPRIFQVSRCFRRGERGALHLPEFTLLEWYRAGAGIDSLMADCESMIGRAARAVGVSIAAPPWERLEVADAFERFAGWRPSGAPDAERFTRDLVDRVEPSLPRERPVFLAGYPASMASLARIDPANPARAERFELYAAGLELANGFAELTDPSEQRARFEAEIGSRRRRGAACPPIDEAFLEALELGMPACAGIALGVDRLAMWLTGATSIDEVVAFPEGTA